GCTGTCGCGGTTCGCGCAGCCGCCGCCCATCGTGTTCGTCACCGCGCACCAGGAACCCGCGGTCGAGGCATTCGAGTTGAAAGCGCTCGATTACCTCCTCAAGCCCGTGCGGCCGGAACGCCTGGCCGAGTCGGTTCACCGGATCGTGCACGAGGTGCTCGATTCGAAATCCCCGGAACCCGCGCCCGCCGCGCCCGCGGAGAAAACGCCCGACGTGGGCGACGAGGTCATCCCGGTGGAACTCGGCGGCATCACGCGGTTCATCCGGCTCGCCGACATCCGGTACGTGGAGGCGCACGGCGACTACGCCCGCCTGCACACCGCGACCGGCAGCGGGTTGGTCCGCGCCGCCCTCAACGGGCTGGAGGAGCGCTGGCGGTCGGCCGGTTTCGTGCGCATCCACCGCAGCCACCTGGTGTCGCTGGGGCACATCGACGAGCTGCGCCTGGAGGACGGCCACCTGAGCGTGAACATCGGGGGCGCGGTGCTGCCGGTGAGCCGGCGGCACGCCCGGCACCTGCGGCAGCTGCTGGTGCGCCGCAACCGGCAGCCGCTGTGACCGGCCCGGGCTCCCCCGGCTCGCATCCGCCCGTCCCGCCGAAGCAGCGGGTGGTGGTGACGAGCCCCCGCACCCGCGCGCCGCGCGCGCACCGCCCGTACCCGGCGTCACGGGAGATCGACGAGCAGAGCGAGCTGGGCGCGGTCTACATGCGGTCGCTGATCCGCACCCAGCGGCGGCTCGGGCTGCTGCTGTGCGCGGTGGTGTGCGGCAGCGTCGCGGCCCTGCCGCTGGTGTTCACGCTGGCGCCGTCGATCGCCGTGCGGCGCCTGCTGGGCCTGCCGCTGCCGTGGCTGCTGCTGGGTGTGCTGGTGTTCCCGGTGTTCGTGCTGGCCGGCTGGTTCTACGTCCGGCAGGCCGAGCGCGGCGAGCGGGAGTTCGCGGAGCTGGTGGAACGTTCGTGAGCAGCACCTACGGCATCATCGCCGTCCTGGTCGTGGTCGTCGGCACGGTCACCATCGGCACCTACGGCCTGCGGATCTCCCGCACCACGTCGGACTTCTTCGTCGCCTCGCGGACGGTGTCGCCGTGGTGGAACGCCTCGGCGATCGGCGGCGAGTACCTGTCGGCGGCGTCGTTCGTCGGCATCGCCGGGCTGATCTTCGCGCACGGCCCGGACATGCTGTGGTTCCCGGTCGGCTACACGGCCGGCTACCTGGTGCTGCTGGCGCTGGTGGCCGCTCCCCTGCGGCGCAGCGGCGCCTACACCCTGCCGGACTTCGCCGAGGCCCGGTTCGCCTCACCGGTGGTGCGCGCGGTGGCGTCGGGCTTCGCGCTGGGCATCGGGTGGCTCTACCTGCTGCCGCAGCTCCAGGGCGCGGGCCTGACGCTGAAGTACGTGACGGGCGCGCCGGACTGGGTGGGGGCGCTGCTGGTGGCGTCCGTGGTGACGGTCAACGTCATCTCCGGCGGGATGCGCAGCATCACGTTCGTGCAGGCGTTCCAGTACTGGCTCAAGCTGACCGCCATCGCGGTGCCCGTGGTGTTCCTGGTGCTGGCGTGGCACGCGCACGGCGCGCAGGGGCTGGCCGGGCCGGAGTTCCCCGAGTTCCCCGAGCGCACGACGGTGTCGTTCGACACCGCCACCGCGTTCCACGTCTCCGAGACCACGCCGTTCAGCGGGACGGGCGTCGTCGACGGGCAGCGAGTCCAGGGCGGCGGCGCGCTGGCGGTGGGCGACCACACCGTGGCCGCCGGGTCGCGCCTGACGTTCTCGGAGGGGTCGGCGGTGCCGCACGTGCGGTCGATCCCGTCGACCACCAACGAGGTGTGGGCGCTGCCGATGCGCGGCGGCGAGCGGTTCCCGCTGTACGCGGTGTACTCGCTGATCATCGCCACGTTCCTGGGCACGATGGGCCTGCCGCACGTGATCGTGCGCTTCTACACCAACCCGAACGGCCGGGCGGCGCGGCGGACCACGCTGATCGTGCTGGGCATGCTCGGCCTGTTCTACCTGATGCCGCCGATCTACGGCGCGCTCGGCCGGCTCTACACGCCGGAGCTGCTGATGACCGGCGACACCGACGCGGTGGTGCTGGCGCTGCCGAGCCGGGTGATCGACGGCCTCGGCGGGCAGTTGCTGGGCGCGCTGGTGGCCGGTGGCGCGTTCGCGGCGTTCCTGTCCACCTCGTCGGGCCTGATGGTGTCGCTGGCCGGCGTGCTGAGCCGGGACGTGCTGCGGCTGCGGTCGGTGCGCGGGTTCCGGCTGTCGACGGTGCTGGCGATCCTCGTGCCGCTGGGCATGACGCTGCTGGTGGGCAAGGTGCCGGTGGCGGACATGGTGGGCCTGGCGTTCGCGGTGGCGGCGTCGTCGCTGTGCCCGCTGCTGGTGCTGGGGATCTGGAGCACCCGGATCTCCACGGCCGGCGCGGTGGCCGGCATGCTCGCGGGTGGCGTGCCCGCGCTCGTGGCCGGTCTGGTGACGATCAGCGCGGGCGGCTCCGGGGAGTGGTACCACGTGTTCCTGGCCCGGCCCGCGGCGTGGACCGTGCCGCTCGGGTTCGTCGTGATGTTCGCGGTGTCGCTGCTGACACCGCGCAGGGTGCCACCGGGGGTGAACCACGTGATGGTGCGCTTGCACGCGCCGGAGAACCTGGGCCTGCGCAGCCAGGACCGGTTGTGACGGCGCTGTGGACGGTGGGCGCGGTGCTGCTCGCCGGGCTCGCCGTGGTGGTCGTGCTGTGGCGGAAATCCTTGTCCCGCAACGACTTCCTCACCAACGAGCAGCGGATCACGTTCGAGACGCTGCACACGGCGTGGTCGGCCGCGCCGCCGCTGCGCGCCGGGCTCGTGCCGGAGGCGGCGAAGAAGTCGGCCAAGCACCTGCGGACGCTGCTCGGCACGCCCGCGCTGGCGCTGACCGACGAGACCGCGGTGGTCGCCTGGGAGGGTGCGGGCGAGCGCCACGCGGGCGAGGTGATGGAGCTGGCGCGGGACGTGTTCGCCACCGGTCGCACGCGGGCGTTCGACATCGCCTGCGCGACGGCGGACTGCCCGGTGCACACGGCGGTGCTGGCGCCGCTGACCGTGGAGGGCCGGGTGGTGGGCGTGCTGGCGGCCTACAGCCGGGAGGCGTCGGCGGGGCTCGTGCGGGCGACGAACGAGGTGGCGCGCTGGGCGTCGGGGCAGTTGGAGCTGGCCGAGCTGGACCGGTCGCGGACCAGGCTGGTGGAGGCGGAGGTGCGCGCGCTGCGCGCCCAGATCTCGCCGCACTTCATCTACAACTCGCTGTCGGCCATCGCGTCGTACGTGCGGACCGACCCGGAGCGGGCGCGCACGCTGCTGCTGGACTTCGCCGACTTCACCCGCTACTCGTTCCGCCGGGCCGGTGACTTCACCACGCTGTCGGAGGAGCTGAAGTCGATCGACCAGTACCTGGCCCTGGAGCGGGCGCGGTTCGGCGAGCGGCTGAAGGTGACGCTCCAGATAGCGCCCGAGGTGCTGCCGGTGACCGTGCCGTTCCTCTGCCTGCAACCGCTGGTGGAGAACGCCGTGCGGCACGGCATGGAGGGCAAGGCCGGTCCGGGCCACATCACGATCCTCGCCGCCGACGCGGGCGAGGAGGCGCACATCACCATCGAGGACGACGGCATCGGCATGGACCCGGAGGCGCTGCGCCGGACGTTGGCGGGGCAGGTCGGCGCGACGGCGGGGATCGGCCTGGGCAACATCGACGAGCGGTTGAGGCGTTGCTACGGCGACGACTACGGGCTCGTGGTGGAGACGGCGCAGGGGTTGGGCACGAAGATCAGCGTTCGGGTGCCGAAGTACTCGGCGGGCGTGCACGCGTAGCGCCCCGGGCCGCTCGGGGGCGACGCGGGTGGGCGGACGTCCCGGTCCGGCGCGGGACGCCCGTCACCCCTCGTGCCCGGCCGGGGGTTCCGGCCGGTGCCGCCTAGCCGGCCGCGCGGGCGCCGCGTCGTTCCGCGGCGTCCAGGACCAGCCCCAGCCACTCGGAGTCGTCGGACGTGCCGTCCGCGACCACCCGGCGCAGGCGCAGCCACAGGCCCGCCTCGGTCCACTCCTGGAACCGCCGGTGCACGGTCGGCACGGTCACGCCGAACGTCGCGGGCAGGTGCCGCCAGGCGCAGCCGCTGGTCAGCACGAACACGATCGCCGTGAAGATCGCCCGGTCCGACACCCGGCCCCGGCCGCCGCCCTGGCGGCGGACCTTCGCGGGTGGGATGAGCGGTTCGACCGCGGCCCACAGGCCCGGCGGCACGAGCCGCACCGCCAACTGCTCGATCACGTCGGCGTGCGGCGGGCGGGGAGGCGCTTCCGGCGCCCGGCGGACCCACGGCTCCTGCCTCTGGGCGTCGCCGCGCTGGCGGGCGCGCAGCAACATGGCCAGGGCGGCGTCGTCGGTCCTCCGGGGTGCCACCGCCGGGTGCGGGTGGTGCTGCACCTGGCGGGCGATTTCGGCGCCCACCGTTCGCCCGAACGGTTGAACAGGTCGTACGTGGTTGCTCATCAGGTCCTCCGCCCAGGACTGTCGTGATGCCCATCACGCTAGGAAGTCGGACGCTCACGGGTAAGGGAACACGCGCCGAACGGGACGGACGAGCGTCACGCGGCCCCCCGTTCCCCGCCGAACGGCGTCGCGGGAGCGACGAGCGGATGAGCGGTCACTCCCCGAGGCCGTCCGCCGGGGATACGCTCGCGGTGTGACCACCCCGCCACGCCTCCTCGCGACGAGCGACCTGCACGTGACCTACCAGCAGAACCGGCAATTCGTCGAAGCGATTCGACCGCACTCCCCCGACGACTGGCTGATCGTCGCCGGTGACGTGGCGGAGAAGTTCGACGACGTCGAGTGGGCGCTCGGGGTGCTGCGCGGGCGGTTCGCCGAAGTGGTCTGGTCGCCCGGCAACCACGAGCTGTGGACGACCAAGGACGACCCGGTGCAGTCGCGCGGCGAGGTGCGCTACAAGCAGCTGGTGGAGCTGTGCCGCGGCCTGGGCGTGCACACCCCCGAGGACGCGTTCCCGGTGTTCGAGGGTTCGGGCGGCCCGGTGGCGGTGGCGCCCCTGTTCACGCTCTACGACTACACGTTCCGCCCGGCCGGGACGACCGACAAGGCGTCCGCGCTGGCCGTGGCGCAGGAGGCCGGGGTCATCTGCACCGACGAGTACTTCCTGCACCCCGACCCGTACCCGAGCCGCGAGGCGTGGTGCGCGGCACGCCTGGAGGAGACGGAACGGCGGTTGTCGGCGGTGGACCCGTCGTTGCGGACGGTGCTGATCAACCACTGGCCACTCGTCCGTGATCCCACGTTCGTGCTGCGGTACCCCGAATTCGCGTTGTGGTGCGGTACCGAGAAGACCGCGGACTGGCACGTGCGGTTCCGGGCGGCGGCGGCGGTGTACGGCCACCTGCACATCCCGCGGACCATCCGCAAGGACGGCGTGCGCTTCGACGAGGTGTCGCTGGGCTACCCGCGCGAGTGGCAGCCGCGCGGCTGGACCGCGGCGCCGCTGCTGGACGTGCTGCGCGAGGGGGATGCCCGGTGATCACCGACCTGCTGCCGCCGCCGATCTCGGCGGTCGACTACTTCGGCGACCCCGACGGGGTGGTGCTGTTCCCCGAGGAGGAGGAGCACGTCGCCAAGGCCGTGGACAAGAGGCGCAAGGAGTTCGCGACCGGGCGGCACTGCGCGCGCGCCGCGCTCGCGGGCCTCGGCCACGCCCCCGTGCCGCTGCTGCCCGGCCCCAACCGCGAACCGACGTGGCCGGCGGGCGTCGTCGGCAGCATCACGCACTGCCGGGGCTACCGGGCGGCGGCCGTGGGGCGCGTCGGCGAGGTGTGGACCATCGGCATCGACGCCGAGCCGAACGAGCCGACGCCGGCGGGCGTCCTGGAGGCCATCGCCGTGCCCGGCGAGCTGGCCAGGATGCCCGCGCTGCGCGCGGCGGGCGACAAGGTCGCCTGGGACCGGTTGCTGTTCAGCGCGAAGGAGACGGTCTACAAGGCGTGGTTCCCGCTGACGCGGGCGTGGCTGGGGTTCGAGGACGCCGAGGTGACCATCAACCCCGACGACGGCACGTTCAGCGCGCGCGTCCTCATCGACCACCCGGTCGTGGACGGGACCACCCTGGACGGGTTCACCGGCCGCTGGCTGGCCAGGGAGGGGTTTGTGGTGACCGCGATCGCGGTACCCGCGCGCTGATCATCGGCGAGGAGCAGACATGGGCGACGAGGTCGGGCGGCACGAGTTCACCCGCGATGACCGCACGCGGTACCGCACCAAGGTGCGGCGCTGCCTGGACGTGTTCGCCCGGATGCTCCGCGAGTCGCGGTTCGAGTTCGACCGGCCCATGACCGGGCTGGAGATCGAGCTGAACCTGGTGGACGGCGCGGGCGACCCGGCGATGCGCAACGCGGAGGCCCTGGAGGCGATCGCCGACCCGGACTTCGTCACCGAGCTGGGCCAGTGGAACCTGGAGATCAACGTCGCGCCCCGGCAGCTCACGGCGGGCGGGATCACCGAGTTCGAGACCGTCGTGCGCGACTCGCTCAACGAGGCCGAGCACAAGGCGTCGGCGACCGGCTCGCACATGGTGATGATCGGCATCCTGCCGACGCTCCAGGCCAAGCACCTGGCCGTGGGCGCGCTGTCCGGCAGCCCCCGCTACGCGCTGCTCAACGAGCAGGTGCTGGCGGCGCGCGGCGAGGACCTCCACATCTCGATCGACGGCGTCGAGCGGCTCCAGATGACGGCCGACTCGATCGTGCCGGAGGGCGCGTGCACGTCGACGCAGTTCCACCTCCAGGTGTCGCCGGACTCGTTCCCGGCGTACTGGAACGCGGCGCAGGCCATCGCGGGCGTGCAGGTGGCGGTGGGCGCGAACTCGCCGTTCCTGCTGGGCAAGGAGCTGTGGCGGGAGACCCGGATCGCGCTGTTCCAGCAGGCCACGGACACCCGCAGCGACGAGCTGAAGGAGCAGGGCGTCCGGCCGAGGGTGTGGTTCGGCGAGCGGTGGATCACGTCGATCTTCGACCTGTTCGAGGAGAACGTGCGGTACTTCCCGGCGCTGCTGCCGATCTGCGACGAGGAGGACCCGGTGCAGGTGCTGGAGCGCGGCGACACGCCGTCGCTCGCCGAACTGCGCCTGCACAACGGCACCATCTACCGCTGGAACCGGCCGGTGTACGACGTGGTGCGCGACAAGCCGCACCTGCGCGTGGAGAACCGGACGATGCCCGCCGGCCCGACGGTCGTCGACACGCTGGCCAACGCGGCGTTCTACTACGGCCTGGTGCGGATGCTGGCCGAGGAGGAGCGCCCGGTGTGGTCGCAGATGTCGTTCAGCGCGGCGGAGGAGAACTTCCTGGCGGGCGCGCGGCACGGCATCGACGCGCAGGTCTACTGGCCGGGCCTGGGCACGGTGCCGGTGGCGGAGCTGGTGCTGAGGCGCCTGCTGCCGCTGGCCCACGAGGGACTGGCGAAGCTGAGGGTCGAGGCGGACGACCGGGACCGGCTGCTGGGCGTGGTCGAGCAGCGGTGCCTGACCGGGGTCAACGGCGCGACGTGGCAGGCACGGGTGTTCCACCGGCACTACGACCACACGGCGCTGGACCGGCCCGAGGCGCTGCGCCGGATGCTGCGGACCTACCGGGACCTGATGCACACGAACGAGCCGGTGCACACGTGGCCGGTGGGCTGAGGGTCTCCCGGACCCGCTGGGCGCTCCCGGACGCGCGGGGCGGGTCGCGCGCGTCGGCACGACCCGCCCCGCGGGGTGGTGGTCAGCTCGTCGGGAAGTCGTCCGGCGTGCGCATCCGGTCGCGGACCCAGACGCCGGCGGGCTTCAGGACGCCCGTGCCGGTGAAGTTCGACCCGGCGCAGGTGCCCTCCTTGAACACGGCTCCCGAGCGGAAGTCGTCGGAGAAGTTCCAGTTCGTCCAGCCGATCTTGTTCGCCGCCAGGAAGTCCAGGTACTTCTGGCTGTACGCGAAGTCGTTGCCGCCGTCACCCGTGTAGGTCTGGGTGCCGAACTCGGTCACGAAGATCGGCAGCCGGGCCGCCGCGCGCGACAGGGCGGCGAAGTACTCGTCCTGGTGCGAGGCGGCGTAGAAGTGGAACGTGTACATGAAGTTCGTGGCGTTGATCGGGTTCGAGACGATGTCCTGCTCGCTGCGCCCGTCGGAGATGCCCAGCGAACCCCAGCCGTGGGTGCCGACGAACACGACGCCGTCCGGGTCCTGCGCCCGGATCACCGGGATCATCTGCTCCGCGTAGGACTTGATGCCGGCCCACGAGACGTTGTTCGGCTCGTTCGCGATGTCGTAGATGATGTTCGTCTTGTTCTTGTGGCGCGAGGCGATCTCGGTGAAGAACGTGCGCGCCAGGGCGATGTTCGCGTTCGGGTCGCCGGGGTCGAGCTGGTGCCAGTCCACGAGGGCGTACAGGCCGCGCCTGGTGGCTTCCTCGATGTAGCCGTGCACCAGGTCGGTGAACCTGCGCGGGTCGGTCTCGTACCCGCCCTCCTGCACGTACATCGAGATGCGCAGGACGTCGGCGCCCCAGTCGTTCGCGAGGGCGTCGAGGGACGCGGGCTTCACGCACTGCGAGTACCACTGGATGCCGTGCGTGGACATGCCGCGCAGCTGGATCGGCTTGCCGTACTGGTTGCACAGCTTGGTGCCGCACACCCGCAGCTGCCCGTTGACGTCGGCGGGGCGGCCGGCCTGGGCCGTGCCGGTCTCCACGTCGAGGCGGTCGAGGTTGGGGCCGCCGGCGGCGGTGGTGGCGGTGGCGCGGATGCGGTTGGCGCCCGCGGCCAGGGTCACCGGGGTCGTCCTGGTCGCCCACGTGCTCCACGCGCCGGTGGCGGTGAACGGGAGGGCTCCGGCGGCGGCCGTGCCGTTGACGGTGATGGCCAGGGGGCGGTCGGCGGTGCTGCCGTTGGCGTACCGGAGGGTCAGGGTCGCCGGACCGGCGGTGGCGGCGGTGACGGTGAACTCGACGTACGAGCCGGCCGCGTTGTCGTAGTTGACGAAACCGCCGCCGGTGTAGCCGGCGTGGTTGGACTCGACCAGGCCCCTGGAGATCGAGGCGTTCTCGGCCTGGTGCTGGGTGACGGCCTGCGCGACCGGCTCGGCCGCGGCGGTGGCGGCGGCGAGGGCGGGCGCGGGGACGGCGAGCAGGGATGCCGCGGCGGCTGTGGCCAGCCAGCGCGTACGGGGTGCCACGGGGTGCCTCCCACGGGGACGGGGACGGGGTGAACACGGCGGCGGCGTGTCAGTTAGGAAAGTTTCCTATCTGTTGCCAGGATCACAGCATCCCCGGGAGCCGCTGTCAACACGGGCGGTCCCCCGCGGCCCCGCCCGGCGTCAGTAGTCGTCGCCGCCGAAGAAGGTCTCCTCCAGCCGGTCCGCCGTGCCCGCGAGCAGCGCCAACGGGTCGGTGAACTCGTGGATGTCGAGGTCCTTCAAGGGCAGCGAGTGCCGCAGCACGACGTGGTCGCCCATGATCGCCGCGCCGCACGCGATGGTCGAGTTGCCGACCTCGGTGAGGAACGCGGACAGGTCCACCTTCGACGCGAGCCCGATCGGCGAGGCGATCTGCACCCACTCGTGCAACTTGTCGAGCACCTCGCGCACCAGGATGATCACCTGCGTCCGCTCGTCGTCCTCGTCGAACTGCTCGAAGTTGAACAGGATGCGGATCTCGTCCTCGTTCTCGGAGATCACGTCGTACGTGTCGTGGACGTACGCGGCTAGGTCGCCCCAAGTGGCCATGCGATCACCCTACGGGCGCGACCGCGCCCCACACCGCATCGGCGACGGGTTCCGCGCACGCGCCCAGGTCGAAGCCGTAGGCGAGGTGCCGGCGGGCGCACTCGTGGGCCGGCCCCATCACGACGGGGTCCAGCGCCCACGCCGGGTAGGGGCGCAGCGCGCCCTCCTCGGCGCGGGCGGCGAACCAGGCGGCGACCGGCTGGAACACCGACGCCTTCACGGCCGGGCCGGCGGTGAGCGGCGCGGCGTAGAGGAACCGGGCGCGGCCGGTGTCACCGGCCACCCAGCCCAGGTAGCGGGCCACGAGTTCGCGCACCGCCCGTTCCGGCTCGTCGTGCTCCAGGGCGGGCAGCAGGGTCGTCACGCAGTGCTCGAAGCTCTCCCGGTACAGCACCGCGAACAGGCCCGACCGGCTGCCGAAGTGGTGGTAGACGCTGCCGTTGGACACGCCCGACCGGGCGGTCAGCGCGCTGATCGTGACGGCGTCCAGCCCGCCCTCGGCGACCAGTTCGAGCGCCGCGTCGAGCACGGCCCGCCGACTGGTCGTCCTCACGAGGGCTAGAGTACCGCTCTAGAGCGTCGCTCCAGAGGAGGCACCGTGGCCCGTTCGATCCCCGACCTGCTGCGCGAGCGGGTCCGCGCGACCCCGGACCGCGAGGCGCTGCGCCGCCGCGACGGCGACACCTGGACGTCGCTGACCTGGGCCGAGGTGGCCGAGCGGGTGCGGGTCAAGGCGCTGGGCTTCCGGCGGCTGGGCATCCGCGACGAGGCGCGCGTGGCGATCATGGCGGCCACCAGCGTCGACTGGATCATCACCGACCTGGCGGTGCTCGCGGCGGGCGGCGTGACGACGACCATCTACCCCAGCAGCACGCCGCAGGACGTGGAGCACATCCTCCGCGACTCCGGCAGCGTGCTCGTGGTCGCCGACCCGGGCCTCGCGGACCGGGTGGACGTGGAGGTCGTCGCCCCCGACTGGGAGCCGGACGCCGTCGAGGGCGACTACGACGCCATGGTCGACGAGCTGACCCCCGATCGGCTGGCCACGCTGATCTACACCTCCGGCACGACCGGCACGCCGAAGGGCGTGGAGCTGACGCACGACAACTGGCTGCACACCGCCGACGCCATCGCCGACGTGGGCGTGCTCGGCCTGGACGATCTGCACTTCCTGTGGCTGCCGATGTCCCACGCGTTCGGCAAGGTGCTCCAGGTGGGCCTGATCGCGACCGGCGCGCCGACCGCCGTGGACGGCGACGTGGACCGGATCGCGGCGAACCTGGCCGAGCTGCGCCCGACCGTGGTGGCCGCCGCGCCGCGCATCTTCGAGAAGATCCACCAGCGGGTGGTCGCGTCGATGCGCGAGGCGGGCGGGGTGAAGGCGGCGCTGTTCGACTGGGCGCTGCGGGTCGCCGAGCACCCCGAGTGGAAGGTCCGCCGCGCCATCGCCGACAAGCTCGTGTTCAGCAAGCTGCGCGAGCGCGTCGGCGGCCGGATCAAGTACTTCGTGTCCGGCTCCGCGCCGCTGTCCCGGCCGGTGGGCGAGTTCTTCGAGCACGCGGGCATCACGATCCTGGAGGGCTACGGCCTCACCGAGTCGGCGGCGGCGAGCTTCGTGAACCGGCCCGGCGACAACCGGCTCGGCACGGTCGGCACGCCGCTGGCGGGCACCGGGGTGCGCATCGCCGAGGACGGCGAGGTGCTGATCGGCGGGCGCGGGATCATGCGCGGCTACCGCAACCTGCCCGAGGAGACGGCCAAGGCGCTGGTGGACGGCTGGCTGCACACCGGCGACATCGGCGAGCTGGACGAGGACGGCCGGCTGCGGATCACCGACCGCAAGAAGGAGCTGATCAAGACCTCCGGCGGCAAGTACGTCGCGCCGCAGTCCGTGGAGGGCCTGGTGAAGGTGGGCAGCCCGTACATCGGCAACGTGCTGGTGCACGGCGACCAGCGCAACTACTGCGTCGCGCTGGTCACCATCGACGCCGAGACCGCGCCCGCCGACCTGGACGCGGAGGCCGAGGTCGGCCGGGCCGTCGAGGCGGCCAACGCCAAGCTCGCCCGGCACGAGACGGTCAAGAGGTTCGCCGTGCTGCCGAAGGACTTCAGCGTCGAGGACGGCACGCTCACCGCGAGCCTGAAGATGCGGCGCAAGGAGATCGAGGGCCGCTACCGGGACGTGCTGGACGGGTTGTACCGGGGCTGACCGGCCGGGACCGGGCGTGGGCGGGAGGACACCGCGCACGCCCACACCCCGACCACGAACACCGCCACGACCTCGGTGAGCACGAGCACCCGCTCGATGTAGCCGAGCGGGAACACCCGCCACCACGACGTGCCGGTGACGGCGTCGACCAGGAGCGCGTACAGCAGCGGGGTGAACGCCAGCGCGGACAGCGCGCCGAACCCGAACGCCCGGCGGGCGTGCGCGCCCCACGCGGCGTCGCGCACCCAGGGGCGGGCCAGCAGCATGGCGGCGATCGGCAGGCTGACGAACGCGAGCATGCTGCCGAAGCGGTGGATGCTGCCGCTCATGCTGGGACCGACCGCCCAGTTGTTCTTGGGGAAGACCACCACCAGGGTCAGGCCGACCGACCACGCGGCGAACGCGATCGCGCCCGCCGAGTTCCACCGGGTCACGCCCCGGCCGACCAGCACCGCGAGGATCGCGAGCGACCCGAGCACGAGCAGCACCACGCCGGTGTCGAACACCCAGCGGTAGGGGCCGAGGGCGTACTCGCTGATCGTGCGGCGCAGGTGGTGGGCCGAGTCGGAGAGCCGGACGAGGTCGAGGCCGCCCACCAGGACGACGGTCAGCACGACGGCGACCGCGCCGGAGAGGGCGAGGACGCGGGCCGGGGAACGGGTGGTGGCGGGGCCGTCGGTCAGCACACCGGGCAAAACGGACGGCGACCGCGCTGTGTTCCGCCGTTCAGGAACCCGACAGCTTCGCCAGGTAGCCGCGGCGCGCCCCGTCCAGGTCGCCGGCCAGCGCGAGCAGCGCGGCGTCGCTCCCGGCGGCCAGCTCGGCCCTGGCGACGGTCGCCGACTCCTCGAAGTGGGCGCGCAGCAGCGCGCGGGCCCGCGCGTCGAAGTCCGCGCCGGTCAGCCGGCCGGCGGCCTCGACCTCGTCCGCGGTGACCATGCCCGGCATGTCGTGCCCGCGGTGCTCGTCCAGGTAGGCCACGCCGGCGTCCGCGAGGACGGCGCGCAGCCGTGCCAGCTCCGCGCGGTGCCCGCCGCCGACCTCGGCCACCAGCGCGGTGAGCGCCGGGTCGCCCGACCGCGCGGCGACCAGGTCGAGCAGCGGCAGGGCGGACTCGACCTGCGGGATCGCCAGCTGCGCGTAGGCGGTATCGGTGGCGCTCAGGCCGCCCGTCCCGGTGGGGGACGCCGCGGTGGCCGGCGCGGGGACGGGCGGCGCGGTGGTGGGTGACGTCGCGGGCGGCGCCGGGGAACAGGCGACCAACGCGGTGACCAGCGAGGACAGGACGAGCGACCGGCGCACGAGCACTCCCGGGGACGGTGAGCGCGTGGACGGCTAGCTGGACCGGCGGACCACGAGGGTCGGGGCGAACACGACGGAGGCGTTCGGGCGGTCCGGCCGCTCGACGCGCTCGACGAGCAACCGGGCCATCTCGGCCGCCATGTCCTCCACGGGTTGGCGCACCGTGGTCAAGGGCGGGTCGCACTCGACCGCGGGGCTGCTGTCGTCGAAGCCGACGACCTTCACGTCCTCGGGCACCCGCAGCCCGCGGTTGCGCAGCACCGGCAGCGCGCCGGTCGCCATCAGGTCCGAGGCGACGAACAGGCCGTCGAACACCTCCCCGGCGAGCCGGCGGGCCGCGGCGGCCCCTCCCTCGCGGGAGAAGTCGCCCTCGACGACCAGCGGCTCGGGCAGGCCGTGCCGGGCCACCGCCTCGCGGAACCCGCGCAGCCGGTCCTGGCCGGCGGGCGCGTCCAGCGGACCGGTGATGGTCGC
This region of Saccharothrix longispora genomic DNA includes:
- a CDS encoding DUF305 domain-containing protein, with product MRRSLVLSSLVTALVACSPAPPATSPTTAPPVPAPATAASPTGTGGLSATDTAYAQLAIPQVESALPLLDLVAARSGDPALTALVAEVGGGHRAELARLRAVLADAGVAYLDEHRGHDMPGMVTADEVEAAGRLTGADFDARARALLRAHFEESATVARAELAAGSDAALLALAGDLDGARRGYLAKLSGS